In a genomic window of Nostoc sp. UHCC 0870:
- a CDS encoding DUF4327 family protein: MSVNTVPSINYYSLDVIQDEARRLVEKGMVSRQQPIYTLCQYIPAREWVCVECELEKCDFLLRDRIGDLIGREQWDND, encoded by the coding sequence ATGAGTGTGAATACGGTGCCCTCTATAAATTACTACTCTCTAGATGTAATTCAGGACGAAGCACGCCGACTGGTAGAAAAAGGAATGGTTAGCCGACAGCAGCCAATATATACACTCTGCCAATACATTCCCGCCAGAGAGTGGGTTTGTGTAGAGTGTGAGTTAGAGAAGTGCGATTTCTTGTTACGCGATCGCATCGGCGATCTCATTGGTCGTGAACAATGGGACAATGACTAA